From the Lysinibacillus fusiformis genome, the window GAAGCATCAATAAACCGATTAATTCTAATGATGAACTGCCTACTAGCCATACAGCTCTATGCTGAAAACGGTTATTTAATATAGGCACTAAAAACGTAGCGGGCATTTGGGCAACTGTTAATAGTGTCAGCATCAGCCCAGCTTCGTGTTTGCTATAACCTAAATTTTCAGCGATTGGGGGTAACCAAGCCATAATGGTATAAAACATAAAGGCCATTAAGCCAAAAAAGCCTGTTAAAAGCCAAGCCCTTTGATTCATTAACATTTGCTTCACAGTTATGCTCGTACTAGGTGAATTCGCGACTGTTGCCGTAACTGTTTTCTGTTCAAGGGGCTTCCACCAAAAGAATAAAGCGATTAAAGCAAGAATAGCCCAGGAGGCAGCAGAAACTTGCCATGAATGAAAAAGATTACTTAAGGGAATAGAAAGCCCTGAACCAAGTGCAGCTCCTACTACAAGTGCTAGCGAGTAAATACCCACTACACGAGAAGGGTTCGCAAATTTCTCCTTAATATAGCCTGATAATAATGGTCCCACGATAGCAATGCCAATGCCTGATAACAAGGCCGTTAACAGCATGACCCAGGCAGTATAAGCAAAATATCTGGCAGCTGTTGCTAGTCCAATAAGAATAAGAGAGTAA encodes:
- a CDS encoding MFS transporter, giving the protein MNIKRKIVPIIAIILASFNLRPVITSVSPLLGTIREALHMSAATASLITSLAVLCMGLFAPFAIKLANRWSIERAIAYSLILIGLATAARYFAYTAWVMLLTALLSGIGIAIVGPLLSGYIKEKFANPSRVVGIYSLALVVGAALGSGLSIPLSNLFHSWQVSAASWAILALIALFFWWKPLEQKTVTATVANSPSTSITVKQMLMNQRAWLLTGFFGLMAFMFYTIMAWLPPIAENLGYSKHEAGLMLTLLTVAQMPATFLVPILNNRFQHRAVWLVGSSSLELIGLLMLLFSYNPWLSSILIGIGAGGLFSLGLTLPIDEAKDTHEASFLAAMTQSVGFVFAAFGPFFVGLVRDFTGNFTTAIIGMIVIVIVMILIQLKIGNQK